A region from the Salvia splendens isolate huo1 chromosome 15, SspV2, whole genome shotgun sequence genome encodes:
- the LOC121769419 gene encoding uncharacterized protein LOC121769419: protein MAASSPAKSNSGGTDVSAPPSSKSLRGLNKPKCIKCGNVARSRCPYQSCKNCCAKAQNPCHIHVLKGNSSLPDKPSSTSSPLFDQQSSEASHSGSFHRLRQLSNNFAQFSNLQTSFRSRKPLTKKDAQVINEWRFSKLKEFRDGNIEAESEAFDRYMQNVGLLEEVFQVNSEFNKQSSGEKFDSNGDNNERMVHDLKSKLRSNPATTDNLRKRIQHIVNQALKKVGKPDDVSDIEGVGRTTKKIKSLQGEKATALTDLIDKLNRARNEDELKACWEMASQVFQWNAKKSEAEAAGDSPRPSRENDDSYIHFSPTKWVNPVTVDQQALCRIDAQFSSLEEVQDL from the exons ATGGCGGCCTCATCACCAGCCAAGAGCAACAGCGGCGGCACCGACGTCTCCGCGCCGCCCTCCTCTAAGAGCCTCCGCGGCCTTAACAAACCCAAGTGTATCAAGTGCGGCAACGTGGCGCGTTCTAG ATGTCCGTACCAGTCATGCAAGAACTGCTGTGCGAAGGCACAAAATCCTTGTCATATACATG TTTTGAAAGGAAACTCATCCTTACCGGACAAACCGTCCTCTACCAGCTCTCCTCTCTTTGACCAGCAATCGTCTGAAGCATCTCATTCAGG GAGTTTTCACAGACTTCGTCAACTTTCTAACAACTTTGCGCAGTTCAGTAACTTACAGACCTCATTTCGGTCGAGGAAGCCATTGACCAAAAAG GATGCACAAGTCATCAACGAATGGAGGTTCTCGAAGTTGAAAGAATTTAGGGATGGAAATATTGAAGCAGAGAGTGAAGCTTTTGACCGATACATGCAAAATGTTGGTTTACTGGAAGAGGTTTTCCAGGTGAACTCTGAGTTTAATAAGCAGTCTTCTGGTGAGAAGTTTGATTCCAATGGTGATAACAATGAGAGAATGGTTCATGACTTGAAGTCGAAGCTAAGATCAAATCCAGCAACAACTGACAACTTGAGAAAAAGGATTCAACACATTGTAAATCAAGCATTGAAGAAAGTAGGAAAGCCAGATGACGTCAGTGATATAGAAGGAGTGGGGAGAACGACCAAAAAGATAAAGTCTTTGCAGGGAGAGAAAGCAACAGCCTTAACTGATCTCATTGACAAATTAAATAGAGCACGAAATGAGGACGAACTGAAAGCGTGTTGGGAGATGGCGTCTCAGGTGTTTCAGTGGAATGCGAAAAAGAGCGAAGCGGAAGCTGCAGGTGACTCTCCTAGGCCTAGCAGGGAAAATGATGATTCCTATATCCATTTTTCCCCAACAAAGTGGGTGAATCCAGTCACAGTTGATCAACAAGCTCTTTGCAGAATCGATGCACAATTTTCTTCCCTTGAGGAGGTACAAGATTTGTAG